A window of Panthera tigris isolate Pti1 chromosome A3, P.tigris_Pti1_mat1.1, whole genome shotgun sequence genomic DNA:
ACGTGGGGCCGGCCGGGACCTATCCGGCCACCTGTGCCACGTGGCAGGTGACGTGGACAAGAGCAGCCTGCAGCAATGTCAAAGGGCGATGGCTGAACACACCATTCCTTCCAAAGCACTGCCTTTCCACAAGCTGTGTCGTCCTCCAGCTGGTGGCCTGGTTCAGACTACGGTTTGTTTTAAACTGTGTCCTATTTGAGAGGGATGCTCAGGGTCAGATGCGCTGTGGGCAGGACTGCCAGGCCCGGGTCGGAGGGGACCTGTCCCTGCACTGGCAGGGTACCTACTCACCTTCGGGGACGCTCGGCCCGTCTGTGTCCCGGGACCCACGCCAGACCCGGGGCTGCGGCCCCGCGTTAATGGGACCCCAAAATAGCTTCTGCTCAGCCACAGGTGCACGTGGGGCCCTGGCCACTGCCCTCTCCCAGCCACCGAGGCCTCACCTGGTCTGCCACTCGGCCTCCTGCTTGGCCCGTTCCCTCCGGGCCTCCCGCTGCTTCTCTTCCAGCCGCTCCTTCTCCTGGCTCGCCAGATCTGGGGGCCAAGCACACGGCGTGGGTAAGGACTCAGAGTCGACGGTGAGGCTCCCGGCTTACAACCAACGGAGGCGAGGGTGGAAGGAAGCAGACAGACGCggcagcgcccccacccccagaccctaGGTGAGAAGTCACGCTGGTCAGAAACGTCGTCGTCTGCAAACCACACCCGGTCACGAGGCTACAGCAGCGCCCCGACCCCAGTGTGGCTGCGGGGAGAGGCAGGCCTTTCCCCCGTACCGCAGGAGGGCGCAGCAGGGCTCGGCCGGGGCCAGCGGGGGCTGCTTCCCACAGAGGACCGTCCCGCGTAACCTGACCCTCGGGCTCTGCGGCCCGGTCCCGGGTGCGGGTGCAGACACTGGTCCTGGAGAGTGAGGGTCTCCCTGCCCCGTGCAGTCCCTCCACTCGACAACGACTGTGTCCACAAAACCCAGGACCGCTTGGGACGGCCCTCTGGCCAGCGGCCCACCGCACGGCCGACGTGGATGGGTGAGCCGGCGTGCGGCCGCTCCCTCGTCACGCGGAGACACCCACGGTGCGCGAGCAGCCTGGGCCCGGGATGCGGTCCTACACTGACTTTGGATGGAGAACACGTCCAACCTTGGAAACGTTACCCCAATTTCGCTGATAAGAACTGGGGGACTCGTGTTCCGCACCCGTTGTCCTTCATTTTTCTAGTAACTTAATCGTATCCTATCCACAAGGGGACTGGTCTGCAGCAGGCTGGGATTTCTAAACCTCTTCCACCACGGAGAGTGCGAGAGGCACTGTCctcagtctccctgtctgtccACCTGCAGCAcgggcgccccccgcccccaccggccCGCGAGCGCACCCATGTCGCCGTTCTCCATGCCGCGGATGTCGGGGCGCAGGCGGCAGTCCGTGGGAGCCAGGGTCTTCTCCATGCCGCTCTGCAGCTCGTTGAGACTGACGGTGAAGCTGGTAAAATTGTACATCTGGGGGGAGAGGCGCGGAAACCCGTCACCACGCTGGCATGTTTCCGCGCTCCGCTCGGCTAGGCCGCTCGGGGCGGCCGGGTCCTGGCCACTCCTGCCGGTCCACGCTCTGCCCCACAGTCCGTGCGGACGCAGCCCCACAGctgccccgcccgccccccccccgcccccccggccgGTCCTGGGAAGGCCCCCAGCACCTCCTCACTGTCCCGCACCTGCCGGCCCTCCAGCTCCACTCCTGGGTCCACAGACACGAACCACAGGGAGGAGGAACAAGTGTTGTTTTTAAGAGGAATTCCTGGCAAGAAGTACACCTTTGCCCTGTTGGGTCGAACTATTTTACACTCTGCTGGGAGCCAGCAGTGGCTGTGTCGAGGTGACGTCCGTGTAGGTGGGGGTTCTGTCTCCTTTTTACTGTGGTCTGGTAGGGTGATAGGAGTGAAGTAGACTTCACATGTAGTCCGTATGTTTTACGTATGAACGAGATAAGTAATGATAGATACTAAAATAACAGTTACTACAcaaaattattacatttatacAGTCACCCTCTATACTGCACCCTATCATACGGATGTAATAAGCTTATCATGTGCAATATAAATTATAAGCGTGATTTTCAAACATAAGTACCAAAATGCATTTAAGCATCTAAACCGACAAGTCGGGAAAATAATCTCTCAAAAGCAGTCTGGAAGCCCCTTTCAGTGAGACCCAGTCGGTGCAGGCCGCCTAGAGAAGGCACCGTGTGCACGCGGGGCACCTGTCTCACCGCGTGTCAGGGGCACGGCAGCACACCCACGCGACATGTTGGCGGAGCACTGCCTTTGCCCCGGGGAGGCCAGGCCGTGGCCGAGGCTTGACTGGGGCTCCGGGAGGGCGGGGAGCCCTCGGAGGCTCACTCTGAGGAAGCAAGGTCCTAGGCGGTGTGGACACGGGGCCGGGGAACGGCTGAGGGGTCTGGCCTGGCCAGGGGTCAGGGGTGCGGAGAGGGGCGGGGGTCGGGGGTACGGACCTGGGCAGAGTTGGGGGGCCGAGTGTTGACCCTCCAGAGTAGCTTGCTGCCTGGAATGACCTGCACAGTCTCCTGAACCTCGGGCACGGCATCCGCCACATCGCCGTCAGCTTTCTGGGAGCTGTCGTCCTGAAACACAGAACACTGTGGGCCGGCCGGCCGGGTGGGACAGCTACTCTCGGAGCGACTGTCAGGCAGGGCAAGATGGGCTCTCTGGTAAGGGAGAAGATGCCGTGATGTTCTCTTTGCAGGGGCTCCCCGTGCTGGGGCTCCCCCAGAGGGCAGGAAGTCAGCAGCACAGGAGtgcaccacccccccgccctcccgGGGAGACCACACACCAACACCTAGGGAGCCACCGGctggcaggtggggctggggggctggggggctgggcctTCTACAGCAGCGGCCAGGCGGGGTGCGGCCCTCCCCGGCCGGAGCCAGTCCCCACACGCCGCAGCTCGGCCCTCCGCCAGAACCGCTCACGCCGGGCGACCTCATGGACCCTTAGCACCTCTAGACTGAACCCCGCCTGCAAACCACATCTGAAGACAAAACGCAACCACCCTCACATTTCCCAAGCAGCGGGACCCGGAGAAGGAAGCAGTGGCCACCCCCGCGGCTGCTGCGGGAGAACGCGGGGACATGACGACGCGGCCTCGGGACCCTCCCGGCCGACGTCCAACGGGGCTCGGTACCGCTGGCTGCGGGCCACGGGGTTCGGTGCCAGGAGCTACAGAAGGCTGCTCCCGGGCAAGTGCTCACACAAGTCTGTCTCATGTCGAGTCACCCAGAGGACAGCGAAGCTAAACTAAGGCACCAAAAGCCACCCCTTCGGGCATTTCACATTCCAAGTCTGTGTGGTCTTCACATGGAACGTTCCTTTTGCGTTTTAAAGTCAAAGAGCACGTTGGAAGGTGTCCAGCAGCACTCAGGCGATGCCACAGGGTCGGACCACTGAAACCCTGGGGGAGGCTGAACGCCTTGGGCctggccccctctctcttcttACCTCGAACAACCTGACCCTTCCTTTGAGCTACCCCTTCTAGTTTTAGCCCTGAGATCATCAGTATTCCAAAGCTCTGGGGGGAGAGTATCCTTGCCAAAACTTCCCAACTGTGGAATATATTACCTGGTGCTCAGAACTGAAAACACAGACATGACAGTCTTGATTTTTTAATAGGTCTAAGCTAACGAGGTGCTGGGAGACAGGAGGTTTACAAAGAAGAACCCGGAGCACGGCGTTCCCAGAAAGAAACGTAGGTGCACTTGGGCTCTGCCAGGCTTGGGGGACATGGCGTACCAAGTGGCCCCCGAGCCCGGCTGACGGCAGCAGCCTCTGCACACAGAGATGCAGGTAAACCGAGGCCCCGAGCAGCACACAGACGGACGGGCGGATTCCAGGCCTTCATCCTCTCCAGCTGGGACCCCACAGGCCCAGCAGAGGGAAGGCAGACTCCCCCCGCACTCGACTCTGAAGCCCTCCCCccctcgcgccccccccccccccgggggcagCACCTTACCGGCTGTGGCTTGCTCAGGTGGTCGCCTCTCCTCTCCCGCTTCTTGAAGGACTCGTACGCAGCAGGGTCTATTCCCCACAAACACTCTGTCCATTTTCCATAGATCATAAAGAGCTTCTTTTTGCTGTAGTCAAAgggaattttaattttgcttaagtttatttatttatctttagtaatctctacacccaacgtgggctcagactcacgacctGGAGATTAAGAGCCGTGtgctcttctgagccagccaggcgccccatcaaagggaatttttaaaaccGTGTTTATAGCAATTATAAACCCTTCATCTAAACAGGCAGCACCTCGATTGTGACCGTGACCGTGGAGTACATTCCCATTCTGGTTTGTCTCCTTGTAAATTTGAGAACCTCTCTGGACAGAGGTGCGAAGAGGAAAATCTGCCTTTGAGGGTCCCCCCTCGGGCCTAATTTGCCAAAGCAGAAAGAAGATAAGGGCACAAGCCCCCACGAGTGTGGACAAGAAAAGGTGAGAAAAAGGGAAGGTTTCGCTGGAACCCACGTGCTGGTCTGGCCACTGCCCTTGAAATACATGAACCTCCAAGACTGTGTCCTTCCCTTTCCTACAAATCACATCAACAGCCCTCGCAATTTCAGCTGGCATTGTCTGCTTTATCTTCATATCCACAGATCGGATGCCCACATCAGTACCCGTCTGCTTGCTTCATTTCCTAACGACCTCTGGAAACTGTCCAGATCAACCACCAGAGCGCTTTGCCGGACTCCAAAAGGAACAACGCCAACAGCGCtggactgttttttgttttttctttttgtcttttttgtgtcttcctgCAGGGAAAGCACGGTGGCCACGCACCGCCTGGAGATGCTGTTCTGCCAGGCGTGTGACATTTCTGGGAGGGCGGGCACCCCTGCCTCGGGCTCAGCCCGGAAAGTGGCCACGCGGGGACTGGTGGGGGACACTCGGCCAGTCCTCACTCAGGACTTAGTCACCTTGGCCGACATATTCTGTCCCCAAGAGGCACGGCGTTAGGCAAGAGCTCACTCCAGTTTGGGATGGAAAATCAAAAAATCAGAACAGGGTTTGCAGACCCTCCAGGACGGTGCGCGTGGCAGTGAGGAGTGGCCCGTTTCTGCAGGCCCGTTTCACGCTGACCACGGTCTCtctctgggttgtttccaccacCAGGGACAGGCTACTCGGGGCAATGGCCGGTGCCCTTGTCCTGAAGAGGGCTGCTGTCCTGCAAGGTCTCTGAGCTGAGCCCCGGCTCACTTCAGTGGGCACGGCGGTCAGAGTCTAAAGTCTAAAAGCATCTGACAGGCTGTTTGAACAGGTGACTTTCTGGTACTCAGCAGCAGAAGAAACAGCACCCACCGTTTTACCCTGGAAACTTGTTTCTAATTAAAACATAGGTGGGGCACCTGACTAGCTCAGTGGGTGGGGCACCTGACTCTCGAtgtcagggtggtgagttcaagccccatgttcgcATGGAGGCTacttcaaaaaaaggaaaaaaagaagaaagaaaagaaagaaaagaaagaaaaagaaagaaagaaagaaagaaagaaagaaagaaagaaagaaagaaagaaagaaagaaagaaagaaagaaaaagaaaatgtctagtTTTTAGGAGGTGGAAGGGGTTTCATGACATTATACAAATCCCAATTTCCTGACTGCGGAATAAAAAGTGAGAAATCGGAGGccaaaaacataagataaaataaCCCaaaggtcggggcgcctgggcggctcggtcagtcaagcgtccaacttcggctcaggtcacggtctcgcagccccgagtcgggctctgtgctgacagctcgcagcctggagcctgcttcgaattctgtgtccccGCCCGaccctccgcctctctctgcccctcccctactcacgctctgtctctctctctcaaaaataagtaaacattacaaaaaatgtttttttaaataacccaaaGGAGAGAGAACCCCGGGAAATCTATTGGGAACTTCTGACCGTTTCTCTGGTCCAACATGTAAAAAGTCTCTAACTCCCAGAGTGCCACGAGCCGGCCCGTGGAACTGAGGCTCCCACTACGGTCTGAGTTGTGCCCGGCAACACGTGGCAGACACCGCTCCGGAGGAGACGCGTGGTCACGTCTTCAACCTCAGCTCTGTTCGCAAAAACGCAGCGTTTCCTCTCAGTGAGAGCACCTCATCTCCTCACGTCCATTTGATCAAAAGGAGTCAGACCCAGACCTCTCCTCCTCAGGAGAGGGCGAGACAGACCCCGGTCACTCACCGCCCGGAAACGACACTTAAAACTAACCCTTCGTCTCTCTGTAGACCCAGTGAGGGAGTGTCTTCTCTAGACCAAACAGAGTCATAATCTTTTCTAGCGTGAGCGAACGTCACTGGCACGCCCACATCGCCATCAAGGGGCGCACGCGCCGCCCACGGTGAGCCACCCGGACGCAGACCTACTTTTTGTCCTGGATGTGCCCCTCCACTTTGTGAAGTTCTTTTCCAAACAGTCCACACGGTTTAAAATGAAGCACACACTTATCTCCAGTTCTGCGGGAAAAACAAACACAGGCTTCCGTTGTACGACGCGAAATGTCTGGGAAAGGTGAACCGAGACACCCGGGTGGCCGGGGCTGGGGCGTCGGGCAGTGACCGCGATGGGCGCGGGGCACCTTTCTGGGGTGACGGAGATGCTCTGACACTGCCTGGTGGCAACGGTACAGTTCAGTAGATACGCCGAAACTCACTTAAATGCGTGAATTTTACGGTATGCaaactgtatctcaataaagctgctgaAAGACAAAGCCGCTATGTCACGAACTTCCAGGAGGAAGGTTCGCGGGTGGACAGAGGTCAGTATTTGAGGATGTTTCACGTGGGAATCCCATCATTCTTTAGTGtcatttaaaatctcaaaatcaaTTCGCTACTGCGAGTGAAACCAAAACAAGAGGTGAGCAGGGGCACGAAGATGATGCCACCACCGAGCAGCACCATGGCGGCcacccccaggcctggctctTCCCGCAGGCGCGCCGAACCCCGACGGCCTGAATGGCAGCCGGGAGCAGGCCGGAAGCGTGTCCCCGAGCTCACGGCAAGCGCGTCTGGGGCTCGGCGCGGTCTCCGACTGGCGCGCGACCGGTGCCATTACCTGTGGTTCAGAATCTCCACCGTCCCGTACTGCTCTATCCAGAGCTTCCCGATAATCACGTTGTGCACACAGCAGGTAGGGTTGGTCCAGGTGTAAGCCTCATTGTGTCTGTGAAAGATGCCAGAAAACACGCGAGTCAGACGCCAGCAAACAAAAGACACTGCGTGACCCTAAAAAGCAAAATACCAGACAGAATTAAGCCATAATTGCCTTAAAACCTGTGCCAGGGTAGAATACCGCTTTGAACTCCCTCAAACGGCGgctatttatttagcatttgtttgaaatttatttctgctttcctttgtagCATCAACAAAGCTTTCTACTTAAATGTCGAGACAAGTTAATAAGCAACAGGAGACCACCgagacaaagagaaaaggccGTCCCGGGAAGCTGTCCACACGACGGCCTCTTCAGCCGGCGCCTGCGGGAGCCGCACGGCCCACACCCCGCCCGAGGTCCAGGGAGCAGCTCCGTGTGGAGCGCCTTCCCAGACGCCTTTGCTCGTATCCCTCATCCTCCCCCAGTGGCCTGACCCAAGGAGAAAAGAACCCCCACGGATGTGATGCAAGTTCGTGAGACCCGTGTCTGGAGGGAGGCCGTGTCAAAGAGCCATGATCAAGGGCAGAGACTAGCTCAAAGCAGAAGTATTTCAGGACAAGTATTCGGGGCCCCTCAAATTTCCAGGGGAAACTCAAATGCGTTCATCAGTAAGATTTGCCACTTTTCAGTTCTGCATGCCCCGCCCCAAGAAAGCACGGACCGCCGCAAGACGCACATGCTTCCCAGAAGTGGGGTGCCCTCACTGCACCTGGTGACCCCATCAGCCCTGGGTACACGGGGGTCAGGGGCTGGTATTCTCCGGCAACCAGCCAGGCTGGGCCAACGTGAAACAAAAATCATACCCCATGCTTCATCACGGCGGGCCACGGTTAGCAAGACGCGCATCTCAGGGAGCCTGCGGCACGCCGTGGCCTAGACTGGGTCTACGCTGGTTTTGCAACGTCCACGCGACTGCTAGAGATGGGCTTTTGCTTTGCGAGGTGTCCGAACAAACACCGGGGAGCGTTTGGACTGAGATTTCATGGGTGTGCGGGCAGCCTCCACGACGCCCCTCAaagtcccccacctcccaggtttcatccgtgtctccctcccaccctcaagCAGCGTGGTCCTCGTGACCAACGAGGGTTTAAGGTCAGGGTGAGGCCACCTCTGCGATGAGGTCCTAAGAGACACCGTGGCTCCATCCCCCTTGGGTCCCCAGCTCTGGTGGATGCCAGCACCCCGCTGTGAGCACCCCCCGGCCTCCCGCCAACGGCCACGGAAGGGGGCCTACAAGCAGATGTCCCACCAGCCGCCTTCGGCCCGCGTCCTGCCCGCCACCTCACGGGACCCCGAGCCAGAGCGCCTGCCAcgctgccccccccaccccggccctagCCCTCAGAAACCACGTGGCAGAGGAGAGAGCGGCTGTTGTAAGGTGCTACGTGCGGCTCATCACCAAGCGGAAGGACTACCACAGGCAGTGACTAAAGCCATCCAGGTCCTCGGTGGGCTGTCCCAGACGCCCACATCACACCCAGTCCCGATGAGGGGTCTGGGGGGCGTTGCCTGTTCGAAGGAGTGTCTGCCGGGGGAAAGACCCTTCCGCTGGAACTCAAGAAAGGCGCccgcccggcccccggcccccgcacTCACTTGAGCAGCTCCAGCGTGATGGTGCCCCGGGGCTCGGCCTCCACGCTCTTGCCCCAGAACTTCAGCTTCGGGTAGATGGAGCCGTGAAACAAGAAGTCCTGGTGGAGGCCTTCTGAATAAAATGCActgatgggggggtggtggcTCACCTGCTCGGATATGAATCTGAATCCTAAATCCTCCCTAGGCACAAaaacaagagggagagagcacatcaGTGACAGCGAAATCCGACAAAGGTTGGCTCGGCACACCTCTTGGGGGAGCCCCGCAGCCCCTGGCCACCCTGAGTGACAGAAATATTCAACACTCGCTCTCTGACGCCACCCTTGGCCTGACACtgaccgcccccccgcccccccgacaCTTGCACGTGCGCCCACCGCCTCTGGGCAAATCTGAACCCCGCATGGAAGGAGAAAGAGTGTGAGGGGCCTCCACCCACGCTGCCCCCAGCACGTGCAGGTCTAGAAGAAAACTCCTAGAGCCGGTGATTTAGACGCGGCCACCTCAGCCCTCGAGGGGCACCCAGCGCCCAAGAACCGCAAGAGCGGGGAGCTCGCGGCCTTCCCGAAGGGGGCCCTCCTCTAGTCCCTGCTAGGGCTCCTGGAAGTTCTGTGACGTGCCATGTCTGATGCCCCAAGATACTCCTGGGCCAGGAAATGGGATTTTCAGTACATGctctttttcaataaaaatgtcagtttttaatTGTTCCGGAACTGTGAATACACCTACAGTTGTAGtcgttaaaaattataaaagctaaACCACATAATTACTAACTTAACTGGAATCAGAATTTCCAATCGTTACAGAGGAAGGAAAGttgaaaaattagattttaaaaggttGCCAACCAAGGTATGTAATTTACAAAATGAATACTTGTCTAAGAAAAGAAAGTGCTATTTTTAGCCGCTGAGGAGCAATCTGTAGGGAAGAAGACACTGGAGAACGACTCGGTTTAGTTACAAAGCTCCTCAGACCGGAAGGGCCCTCGGGGCCCCGCGTGCAGCAGACGCGGCCGCAGTGCGACCTGGACCCGAAGACGGGCCTGCACGCCCAGGAAGATGCTCGTTTCTCGGTCAGTCCGGGGCTTCGCCTCAACCCCTCAGCCGAATCCTGGAAGTGACTGATGATCAGGGGTGGCCGTCAGCACCACGGGTCGTGGATAGTGGGTCATGCTGTCTCTGAACCCACGTGCTCACTTCCCGTCGTCTGGAACTTCTTTCGTATCAGCTTTAATTCCTCTTTTCAAGATATGTTAATGGTGCTTTTTAATAACGAAAACGCCAATAATTTCCTGGTGGCTAGACAAGGTCAGAGCCACCCACCCGGGCACCAGGACACATGCACCGTGGGGAGGCAGCAGAGGCGTGGCTGATAAAGAAAGCGCTCTCTGGGAACTCACAACAAAAGTTCCTCTGAACAGTGAGTCTCGGGGCGGGTCTTTCCCTCACCTGGGCCTCAGGTCCCCCGTTTCTGGACTGAAGAAGCAGGGACTTGCCACGGTCACCCAGGGTCGCCTGCACAGACCCCCACGGCAGCACCGTGCCTCTAACACGCCCGGCTGCCTCCAAGGCAGCGGGGTTCCGAAAGCAGGTGCCCGCGCACCGAGCGGCAGCCAACATCTCCGTCCGTGAGAAAACCAGGCCAGCGGCACGCAGAGGGGCCAGCGGCACGCAGAGGGGCCAGCGGCAGGGCCGCCCCGGGTGGCCAGAAAcgggtcagagcctggacccGGACATCTGTGCCACCGTCCGAGTGGGAGGTGATTTATGCCTGTGTTGCTAACACTGCCGACTCCTCCCGCAAAGGTGTGAAAGCAgtgctgacacacacacaccctggcacACGCTTCCCTGAGCCGCACGCGCCCGGAGCGCCGACTCAAGCagacccaccccccaccgcccgtCCACAGCCACTTACTCACCTTTGAGAAACTCTCATCATGAACAACTCGGCCATTAAGGGCAATAAACGGCCCGAGAAGCACAACCCGCAGGGCTCCCTGAGATCTAGACGCCGTGACGACACAGCGCGCCGCCACGACTCCGCGGCGCAAGGGGGCGGTGCGTGCGTCAAGCTGGGGCGCACGCAGACGCCAGACACAAAACGTGGCAGCGTAACTTAGCAAAAGCCTGTGACACCGTGGGGAAATGACGATGGCACGATGCTAAATGACAGACCACACACGTGCTCGCACTCAAGGAAATCGACCACAACCTTCACGGTTTCCTGTGGGATGACGTCTCCCTTTTCGCTTTTCTCAACTCACGCGTCTTCTAAAAAGGGTGTGCTCTTATCGTTGAAGTTACGCTTTCATTCACTAAGACACCCCCACAGACTCTCTACAGGACCC
This region includes:
- the OSBPL2 gene encoding oxysterol-binding protein-related protein 2 isoform X1; translation: MNGEEEFFDAVTGFDSESSSGGFSEASQRVAAVMCVDSGRSNGVGKAGERPPRENGIQKHRTSLPAPMFTRSDFSVWSILKKCIGLELSKITMPIAFNEPLSFLQRITEYMEHVDLIHRASCQSQALERMQCVAAFAVSAVASQWERTGKPFNPLLGETYELIREDLGFRFISEQVSHHPPISAFYSEGLHQDFLFHGSIYPKLKFWGKSVEAEPRGTITLELLKHNEAYTWTNPTCCVHNVIIGKLWIEQYGTVEILNHRTGDKCVLHFKPCGLFGKELHKVEGHIQDKNKKKLFMIYGKWTECLWGIDPAAYESFKKRERRGDHLSKPQPDDSSQKADGDVADAVPEVQETVQVIPGSKLLWRVNTRPPNSAQMYNFTSFTVSLNELQSGMEKTLAPTDCRLRPDIRGMENGDMDLASQEKERLEEKQREARRERAKQEAEWQTRWFHQGSNPHTGAPDWLYAGGYFERNFSRCPDIY
- the OSBPL2 gene encoding oxysterol-binding protein-related protein 2 isoform X2, with protein sequence MNGEEEFFDAVTEASQRVAAVMCVDSGRSNGVGKAGERPPRENGIQKHRTSLPAPMFTRSDFSVWSILKKCIGLELSKITMPIAFNEPLSFLQRITEYMEHVDLIHRASCQSQALERMQCVAAFAVSAVASQWERTGKPFNPLLGETYELIREDLGFRFISEQVSHHPPISAFYSEGLHQDFLFHGSIYPKLKFWGKSVEAEPRGTITLELLKHNEAYTWTNPTCCVHNVIIGKLWIEQYGTVEILNHRTGDKCVLHFKPCGLFGKELHKVEGHIQDKNKKKLFMIYGKWTECLWGIDPAAYESFKKRERRGDHLSKPQPDDSSQKADGDVADAVPEVQETVQVIPGSKLLWRVNTRPPNSAQMYNFTSFTVSLNELQSGMEKTLAPTDCRLRPDIRGMENGDMDLASQEKERLEEKQREARRERAKQEAEWQTRWFHQGSNPHTGAPDWLYAGGYFERNFSRCPDIY
- the OSBPL2 gene encoding oxysterol-binding protein-related protein 2 isoform X3 yields the protein MLSQELSKITMPIAFNEPLSFLQRITEYMEHVDLIHRASCQSQALERMQCVAAFAVSAVASQWERTGKPFNPLLGETYELIREDLGFRFISEQVSHHPPISAFYSEGLHQDFLFHGSIYPKLKFWGKSVEAEPRGTITLELLKHNEAYTWTNPTCCVHNVIIGKLWIEQYGTVEILNHRTGDKCVLHFKPCGLFGKELHKVEGHIQDKNKKKLFMIYGKWTECLWGIDPAAYESFKKRERRGDHLSKPQPDDSSQKADGDVADAVPEVQETVQVIPGSKLLWRVNTRPPNSAQMYNFTSFTVSLNELQSGMEKTLAPTDCRLRPDIRGMENGDMDLASQEKERLEEKQREARRERAKQEAEWQTRWFHQGSNPHTGAPDWLYAGGYFERNFSRCPDIY